AACTGAAATACGGCTTTATCGATGTTGACGGAAGCGACATAACCGGCTGGCGCGAAAAGCCCGAGATAAGCGGGCTCATCAACATCGGCTGCTACGTCATGGAACCCGGATTCCTAAAGGCGATACCCAAGGCTGGCGCGTTTGGCATGGACGACGCCGTGAGAAACGCCCTTGCGCAGAAAAAGAAGGTCAAGGCGTTCGAGGTGGACGGCACCGGGTTCATAGACATCGGCGACAAGAAATCGTACCTTGACGCCTACAAGCAGTTTGCAAGCAGGCTGGGCAAGATATAAGATATGCCGTCGATTGCGCTCTTTGAGGACCACCACTGGCGCAACTTTGCCCCGCTTACGCTGACGAGGGCGACCTTTGACCTCAAGGTGGGCGCAAGGACGTTCTTTGAAGAGTGCTCGTACGCCGGCAACGCGCCAGACGCGCTGCTCGTGCGCAGGCACCTTGAAAAGGTGACAGCAGAGCGGCATGACGGCTGCAAGATAAATCCGGGCGCGCTTGATTCAGACGCCATATTTGTGAACGGGCTCTTGCACCCGGCGACCCTTGACCTGCCGCGCCTTTCAAACGTGAACCACACTTTTGCGATAACATCTGGAAACCGGCTGCTGGTGGCCCGCCTTTCAAAAAAGTCTGCAGAATACCTGCAAAAATGCGTCGAGGCCGGCAAGCCTGCCAGCATCAAGGCGCTTGCAGTGGAAAAATCCACGGACATGCAGGGCGCTGAAGGGCTGCTGTCAGAGCCGTGGGACCTGATAAGGGTGCTTGAAAACGCGCTTGCCATGCAAACAATAGCAGCAGAGCAGCAGCAGTCAAGCGAAATAATGCAGGGCGCAAAGGTACTTGGAGAAAACGCGGTGGTGGCAGAAGGCGCAGCAATAGAGGACGGCACGGTGCTTGACGCAAGGAACGGCGGCATCTACATCGGCCCGGGCGCGTACATTTCCCAGAGCAGGATAGTAGGCCCGGCTTACATCGGCTCCCAGACGCAGGTAAAGCAGTTCTCTATAATAGAGAAAAGCTATGTCGGAAGGAACTGCCGCGTCGCCGGCGAGATAGAGCATTCCATAGTTTCCGATTACACGAACAAGGCCCATGACGGGTTTTTGGGCCACTCGTACGTCGGCGAGTGGGTCAACCTCGGTGCCATGACCACCACGTCCGACCTGAAGATGACGTACGGCAACATACGGATTGAAGGTCATGATACGGGCCTTGACAAGCTGGGCTCTTTCTTTGCAGACATGAGCAAGACTTCCATAGGCACGCTCGTCTACAGCGGCCGCAGGATCGGGGTCTCGTCGCACCTCCACGGCCTCGTCGCAGGCGACGTCCCGTCGTTTACGATATACGGGAAGGGCATCGGCGCAAAAAACGTCGAGCTAGAGCTTGCGTCTGCGATAGAGACCCAGAGAAAGGTGATGCCAAGGCGCGGCCAGCAGATGAGCAAGGCGTACGAGCAGATGGTAAAGGACGTGTTCCTTTCGACCGCGCAGGAGAGGAAGAAGGCAGGCGTGCGCAGGGCCAAGTTTGTTGTTTAATTATGTGAGAAAATCGCTCCCTTCGAGCGTCCAATGCAACAAAAACGTTGCATAATCCGTTGCACAGGCGCGAAAACTCAAGCTAGCCCTGAAAATATGCAGACACTAAACTTCTGCTTGGGCATTCATCAAGTAACACTAACAAATTTTCCGACTTTATTATCTGTTATTTGGTATATCTATCCCCCTACTACGTCACTGTCTGTCAGTTCTAGGTGCTACTATAAAGGAAGAGGTAGATGAATAGTGGCTCAAACGCTTGTACAAAGGAAGAGCCGCTTAAGGGTCAAGGGCTTGAAGGTAAAGGACAGAGAGAAGATCAAGGAAGCAATAGCGATCAGCATCCAGAATGGCAATTACACAACGAGAGAAATCGGTGTTGACATAGGCAAGGATCACAGTACCATCTCACGTTATCTCTCAGAGATGGAAAGAGAGGACAAGTGGGGAATACGGCGGGATGCCAATGGTAGCATCATTATCTCGTTGCAAAAGCAGCTTGCAC
The sequence above is drawn from the Nitrososphaera viennensis EN76 genome and encodes:
- a CDS encoding putative sugar nucleotidyl transferase gives rise to the protein MPSIALFEDHHWRNFAPLTLTRATFDLKVGARTFFEECSYAGNAPDALLVRRHLEKVTAERHDGCKINPGALDSDAIFVNGLLHPATLDLPRLSNVNHTFAITSGNRLLVARLSKKSAEYLQKCVEAGKPASIKALAVEKSTDMQGAEGLLSEPWDLIRVLENALAMQTIAAEQQQSSEIMQGAKVLGENAVVAEGAAIEDGTVLDARNGGIYIGPGAYISQSRIVGPAYIGSQTQVKQFSIIEKSYVGRNCRVAGEIEHSIVSDYTNKAHDGFLGHSYVGEWVNLGAMTTTSDLKMTYGNIRIEGHDTGLDKLGSFFADMSKTSIGTLVYSGRRIGVSSHLHGLVAGDVPSFTIYGKGIGAKNVELELASAIETQRKVMPRRGQQMSKAYEQMVKDVFLSTAQERKKAGVRRAKFVV